One Verrucomicrobiota bacterium genomic region harbors:
- a CDS encoding STAS domain-containing protein: MGPAFVIAALGGIESLLSATVADELTGTRHDSNQELMGQGLANLVVPFAGGFAVTGALARTAANVRSGACTPISSLVHAVALCLFVMVGAPLVSHIPMASLAAVLMGVALRMGDWHHFVQAWTSSRADFGVMMTAFALTVVFDLTLGVSAGLFLAGVLFLKRMESLTVIKRLTPGNDPEFSGGNTIRGKEVPPGVMLFRFDGPLFFAAADKLEAALRVDLTGMKTVVFRMRQVPLLDATGLRALERAWEELHRQGARLLLTAVQPQPMKLMVESGLAERIGLENFCGDLDQALRRAASASSKEPRPMARTDSDGGETPAHETGFGPSR, from the coding sequence ATGGGTCCGGCCTTCGTCATCGCGGCCTTGGGTGGGATCGAAAGTTTGTTGTCTGCCACGGTGGCGGATGAACTGACCGGAACTCGCCATGATTCCAACCAAGAGTTGATGGGGCAGGGATTGGCCAACCTGGTGGTGCCTTTTGCGGGTGGATTCGCCGTCACGGGCGCACTGGCGCGGACTGCCGCGAACGTTCGAAGCGGCGCCTGCACTCCCATCAGCAGCCTCGTGCACGCTGTGGCGCTTTGTTTGTTCGTGATGGTGGGAGCCCCGCTCGTGAGCCACATACCGATGGCCAGTCTGGCGGCGGTGCTCATGGGGGTGGCCCTGCGAATGGGAGATTGGCATCACTTTGTCCAAGCCTGGACAAGCTCACGCGCCGACTTTGGGGTGATGATGACGGCTTTCGCCCTCACCGTGGTCTTCGATCTCACCCTCGGCGTTTCCGCGGGACTTTTCCTGGCTGGCGTTCTCTTTCTCAAGCGCATGGAAAGCTTGACGGTGATCAAACGACTCACCCCGGGCAACGACCCTGAGTTCTCGGGAGGAAACACGATTCGAGGAAAAGAGGTGCCTCCGGGCGTGATGCTCTTTCGATTCGACGGCCCTCTTTTTTTCGCCGCAGCCGACAAGCTGGAGGCAGCCTTGCGCGTGGATCTCACGGGTATGAAAACCGTGGTCTTTCGAATGCGGCAGGTGCCCCTCCTTGATGCCACCGGCTTGCGCGCGTTGGAACGAGCCTGGGAGGAATTGCATCGGCAAGGCGCGCGGCTCTTGCTCACGGCGGTTCAACCTCAGCCGATGAAACTGATGGTGGAATCGGGTTTGGCCGAACGAATCGGCCTGGAGAATTTCTGCGGAGATCTGGATCAAGCCCTGCGCCGAGCCGCTTCCGCTTCTTCGAAGGAACCCCGCCCGATGGCGCGCACCGACTCAGATGGAGGAGAAACCCCAGCCCACGAAACGGGATTCGGTCCAAGCAGGTGA
- a CDS encoding GNAT family N-acetyltransferase, producing MRTSSSTAGSPWSWSRASSAMVLGVDIGGHDSSSQREMQSGAHSAKEAPGSHPAPDDAELRPILAYHRIDSDLATSGQPDPDQFGAIRNAGFAVVLNLALPSSDRALAHEGALVTQLGMAYFHLPVSFEHPRIEDYEAFRQVLSAWKGRRVWVHCAANMRVSCFVFLYRVLEEGLRESDAARDLQAIWNPDDTWSVFMTKVMRETKPSRTIETGQRVGTSLPDWKTPVSPERVPCQGQYARLQPLDAKRDAESLWEELGSGPNDSRWTYLPYGPFREPDSFFRWLQTQQDLADPVFFSIHSVHQTRALGLASYMRIQPEHGSIEIGHIHFGSKLQRSTAATEALYLMMEQGFRLGYRRCEWKCDQFNGPSRQAAERLGFVFEGVFRHATVYKGRSRDTAWYSIVDSEWPRLRSAIRRWLAPENFDSEGRQRMTLKESQMHSTGRTA from the coding sequence ATGCGCACTTCGAGCAGCACTGCGGGATCGCCTTGGTCTTGGAGCAGGGCTTCCAGTGCCATGGTGCTTGGTGTTGACATCGGCGGCCATGATTCTTCAAGTCAACGGGAAATGCAATCCGGTGCACATTCGGCAAAAGAAGCGCCGGGATCTCACCCCGCCCCCGACGACGCGGAGTTGAGACCCATCCTGGCGTACCATCGAATCGATTCCGACCTCGCCACTTCCGGCCAGCCCGATCCGGATCAGTTCGGCGCGATTCGGAACGCCGGCTTCGCCGTGGTGTTGAACCTCGCCTTGCCCTCATCGGATCGGGCATTGGCCCATGAAGGCGCTCTCGTCACCCAACTGGGCATGGCTTACTTCCACTTGCCGGTCTCGTTCGAGCATCCTCGAATCGAGGATTATGAGGCCTTTCGCCAGGTGCTCTCGGCCTGGAAAGGACGACGGGTCTGGGTTCATTGCGCCGCCAACATGCGAGTTTCCTGCTTCGTCTTCCTTTACAGGGTCTTGGAAGAGGGCCTCCGCGAGAGTGACGCGGCAAGGGATCTGCAAGCCATCTGGAACCCGGACGACACTTGGAGCGTCTTCATGACGAAAGTCATGCGTGAAACCAAACCTTCCCGGACGATTGAAACAGGACAGCGAGTGGGGACTTCGTTGCCGGATTGGAAAACGCCCGTCTCTCCGGAAAGGGTTCCTTGCCAGGGACAATACGCCCGGCTCCAACCTCTGGACGCAAAACGGGACGCGGAATCGCTTTGGGAAGAACTGGGAAGCGGACCAAACGATTCGCGCTGGACTTACCTCCCTTATGGGCCCTTTCGAGAGCCGGATTCCTTCTTTCGGTGGTTGCAAACTCAGCAGGATCTTGCCGATCCGGTCTTTTTTTCCATCCATTCAGTTCACCAAACTCGAGCGCTGGGACTGGCGAGTTACATGCGGATCCAACCGGAACATGGTTCCATCGAAATCGGCCACATCCACTTTGGAAGCAAGCTTCAGCGGAGCACCGCGGCCACCGAAGCTCTCTACTTGATGATGGAACAGGGATTCCGGCTGGGTTACCGCCGGTGCGAGTGGAAGTGCGATCAGTTCAACGGACCTTCGCGGCAGGCGGCGGAGCGGCTTGGCTTTGTGTTCGAAGGTGTTTTTCGACACGCGACCGTGTACAAGGGCCGAAGCCGGGACACCGCGTGGTATTCCATTGTCGATTCGGAATGGCCGCGACTCCGTTCTGCGATCCGGCGCTGGCTGGCGCCGGAGAACTTCGATTCCGAGGGCCGTCAGCGAATGACTTTGAAAGAGTCTCAAATGCATTCCACGGGGCGAACCGCCTAG
- a CDS encoding SulP family inorganic anion transporter — translation MRWASLRCRWRWALALPPAPHPARGFGLRSLAGPTGAFVRVLAAIAASRGYEGLVVATFLAGLILVALGMLKLGRLLKYVPHPVIAGFTAGIAVIIFLGQFPDFLGLNVQSVRGAPELFVHMLSRLSEFNGHAVFLGGLSLSIVMATPFVTRKVPGSLLAILVTSILAYGWDWPVPRIESRYGVIPSAWPELQ, via the coding sequence TTGCGGTGGGCATCATTGCGTTGCCGCTGGCGGTGGGCTTTGGCATTGCCTCCGGCGCCACACCCGGCCAGGGGCTTTGGACTGCGATCATTGGCGGGTCCCACCGGGGCTTTCGTACGCGTGTTGGCGGCGATTGCGGCTTCTCGCGGGTATGAAGGGTTGGTCGTGGCCACTTTTCTGGCGGGATTGATTCTCGTGGCACTCGGAATGTTGAAGTTGGGGCGCTTGCTCAAGTACGTGCCGCATCCCGTGATCGCGGGTTTCACTGCGGGCATCGCGGTCATCATATTCTTGGGGCAATTCCCCGACTTTTTGGGATTGAACGTTCAATCCGTCCGGGGTGCGCCGGAATTGTTCGTTCACATGCTTTCCCGGCTTTCCGAGTTCAACGGGCATGCGGTGTTTCTGGGGGGGCTTAGCCTGTCCATCGTGATGGCAACCCCCTTCGTAACCCGCAAGGTTCCCGGATCCTTGCTGGCGATCCTCGTGACTTCGATTCTGGCTTATGGATGGGATTGGCCGGTGCCCAGGATCGAGTCCCGGTATGGTGTCATTCCGTCGGCCTGGCCCGAACTGCAATAG